The Synechococcus sp. MU1643 genome includes the window TTTCGGGCCAGTTATTTCCCTTTCACCGAGCCTTCAGCCGAGGTGGATGTGAAGTGGCGCGGCCGCTGGCTTGAGGTGATGGGCTGCGGCATGGTGGATCCTGCTGTTTTGGAAGGGCTGGGCCTCGATCCTGAGCGCTACAGCGGTTTCGCCGCGGGTCTGGGGGTGGAGCGCTTCTGCATGGTGCGCCATGGCATTGACGACATCCGCCGGCTTTATACCAGCGATCTGCGCTTCCTCGAGCAGTTCTGATCGGGAACCTTCGTTACTGAGCGGCGTTCAGTTCTTGCGCGTCCCATAGGCTGAAGCTGACCTCTACCCGTAGTGGATCAGTGCCCCGGATCGGACTGATCGTCAATGACGGCAAGCCGCTGGCTGTTCAGACTGCGGACACGATTCAGCAGCGCCTGGAGGCAGCCGGTCATGCCGTGGCTCGGGCCAGCAGCTCCGGGGGCATGGTGGGCTTTGCCAACCCTGATCAGCACCTGCGGCTGCGTGGCTATAGCGCCTGTGTGCCCAAGGGCTTCGATCAATCGATGGTGTTGGCCATCGTGCTGGGGGGTGACGGCACGGTGCTTTCCGCCGCGCGGCAGACCGCCCCTGTGGGGATTCCGATTCTCACGATCAACACCGGCCATCTGGGCTTCCTAGCCGAGGCCTATCTCGATGATCTGGATCGGGCCCTCGATGTGGTGCTCACCCAGCAATGGACGATCGAGGAACGCAGCAACCTTGTGGTGAGTGTGATGCGGGGCGATCAGCGCCGCTGGGAGGCGCTCTCCCTCAACGAAATGGCACTGCACCGTGAGCCGCTCACGAGCATGTGTCACTTCGAGATCGCCATCGGCCGCCACGCCCCGGTGGATATTGCTGCCGATGGCGTGATCCTCTCGACGCCGACGGGCTCGACGGCCTACGCCCTTAGCTCCGGTGGTCCGGTGATCACGCCGGATTGTCCGGTGCTGCAACTCACCCCGATCGCTCCCCATTCTCTGGCCTCCCGCGCCCTAGTGTTCAGCGACCGTGAGCCCGTCACGGTGTTTCCCGCCACACCGGAGCGCCTGATGATGGTGGTGGACGGCAGTGCTGGTTGCTATGTCTGGCCGGAAGATCGGGTGCTAATCCGTCGCAGCGACCATCCCGTGCGGTTTGTTCGTCTCGCCGACCATGAGTTTTTCCAGGTGCTGCGTAACAAGCTCGGATGGGGTCTTCCCCACATCGCCAAGCCCGAGCGGGAATGAACGCTGATCCCCTGTTGCTGTTGGCAGGTCCTTCAGCG containing:
- a CDS encoding NAD(+) kinase yields the protein MPRIGLIVNDGKPLAVQTADTIQQRLEAAGHAVARASSSGGMVGFANPDQHLRLRGYSACVPKGFDQSMVLAIVLGGDGTVLSAARQTAPVGIPILTINTGHLGFLAEAYLDDLDRALDVVLTQQWTIEERSNLVVSVMRGDQRRWEALSLNEMALHREPLTSMCHFEIAIGRHAPVDIAADGVILSTPTGSTAYALSSGGPVITPDCPVLQLTPIAPHSLASRALVFSDREPVTVFPATPERLMMVVDGSAGCYVWPEDRVLIRRSDHPVRFVRLADHEFFQVLRNKLGWGLPHIAKPERE